The Magnolia sinica isolate HGM2019 chromosome 9, MsV1, whole genome shotgun sequence sequence ATTTGGAGCATTCCTTTTCATGTTAGACTGGATACAGATTGTACATGCTAAGTTCCAGCTACAATGACTGGAAACCCGTACTCCAGGATAATACAAACCTGTTTTGAAAGCCTTTTGTTTCAAAATGCTGAAGTTATTTTCGACGATTACTGCGGCAACTTTGATTCCGTAGAAGCCCCTCAGAGATCCGGGCTTTTTACTGCTCTTCTTGCACAGGATGAGGTTACCTCTTCATCAATGGTAAGGGACCCCCCAGTCTTTTGGGAATTCCCCTGTTGATGAAGTGGCGGCTGATGAAAAGCTCATAGATTTTATGGAGAAATTGTTACCCTTGGGGGATTTGTTTGTTCCCTTTTCCTTTCCCCGGTTGAGGTGATTTCAGGTCTTGTCTGCATAGCAAGTGACCTCCTGCAAATTTTCTCCCCCTTGTTCTTTTATATGTTGTTTGCATGCTTGCTATTTTTCAATGATTGGttcgtttttttattttatttattgattaAAAGATCCTTAGACTTACTGATATTGAGCATGTGTTTGGTCTCTCTTGGTAAGTAGTTTCTCTTTATTCTTTTAGAGTGCCATGGCAACCATTTTCTCTTctgtgttattttattttattttattttttagttgcttttcaatttttttctatgCTCCTTTTTCCAAGAAAATGCGGAAGTTGATATTCTTGGCTGTAAGATATCTGTTGGTCTTATTGGCTGGGAAGTCATTTATTTTTAATCTTGCGATTTTTGAAAATGCTATGTGATTTGGAACCTTTAGGTATCATCTTGATTGATTGGTTTGTAACAGGTAAAGATTTGGGAAGACCGGAAGGCATTGCCACTTTTAACATTGAGGCCACACGATGGCCAACCTGTTAACTCAGTTACATTCTTGACAGCGCCTCATCGCCCTGAACACATTGTTCTTATCACAGCGGTATGGGCTTCCCCGCcttcaatttttttatattttatttttattactgCACCTTTCAATGAATAACTGGTCTGAGCATGTTTGTTTTAACTTCACAGCGCCTCGATTCTAGAATTCCCAATCTTTTTAGTCTGACAACAGTTTATAATGGCCAGGGGTCAAATCTGTTATGAGGCGAGACATTATCTGTCCTCGcatattgaatttttttaatgcaaaatcatttttaatataCATCTTTATTGACGGAGATTGGAAAATATACATCAGGCATATATCGGCTGTTATGACTGTTCCAAACCaacatttttttgaaaaaaaaaatatatatcacaaatatgtTTGATTCACTTTCAAATGTAATTATTATTTTATCttaattaaataatttaaaaaatagcaAGATACTGGTTGTAATGGACTAAAAAGGGCTGTGATCGGGCTGATATAAATCAGGCACCATATCGCTGTAATACCACAAGGGGTCTTCAAAATAGTTTTTGAAGTAGgaattatttttgtttctttgttaaaaaatataggtTGTTTGCTTTGGGGCAGTCTAATCAGAGTGGCGTATGCCATTTTCTTTATGTGGTGCGCTTCTACTCAAGTTGGGCATTGATACAACAGCCCGTGACCTGGACAGTTATTTGGACAGGTCCTAGTACGACAGTTGGTTGGCCACAGTAGATAAATCCCACTGGTCGGATGGTCTTAACCATGACTATGAATGGcctgcaaatggaaggtagaaaaGAATGCTGGCCATGGTTAACATTGAATATGGTTTATCTGGGTGCTTGTTATTCCTTGGCCTCAGTGGGGCTTGTGAGGGAGTCATGAGAGGGTCACTTGCCATTGACCAATCCTTGACTCTTTTCTACATCTTTTTGTTTTTAATAGAATTTGTTACTGTTAACAAAAGGGATTTGAAAGGTTGGATCATACAGCCCTTGGTGACCCTTGATATAATAATATATGCACAAATGCAGACCCCCCCTATAGCCAAATTCTACTCCGTTACCGACTCAGGCATCGTTTGGAACATCCCTTGTTGCAGGAATCTATATGATTGGGAGATAAGTGACTATTCAAACCTCCTCGACTATCTTTCCAAAGCTTCTCCGAATCCATCTCAGCCGGATAGGACAATTTGGCCCAGCGATAAATCTAGCCGATTCTCTGTCAAATCCCTATATGCGCTTCTAATCCCTACGTCCCCTCATTCCCAAGCCACTGCTTTTATCTGGCGTTATCCTACTCCCCCCAAATTCATCTGCTTTGCTTGGCTCGCATCTAAGAATCAAATCCTCACGATAGATAATCTGAAGAAAAAAGGATTGCAACTCCCCAACATCTGCCTCTGCTGTATGGGAAACGAGGAATCAGTGGACCACCTTCTTGTCCACTGCCCCTTAATTTCtcagatttgagaagattttatgTCAAGATTCAATGTTAGAGGGTGTATGCCGACCTCTGCTGCTCTCTTGTTGGATTACTGGAACGGCTTCAATCTGGGCAAAAACAGAGCCACGGTCTGGAGAATGGCCATTGTAGCAATTTGGTGGGcggtttggaaagaaagaaatgagagatgTTTCAACAATTCTCATTCTTCGATCCTGGCTGTCGGTACCCGGGCGAAAAATCTTTTGATTGAATGGGTTGCAATTGTTCCGGCGCTCAAGGGTTTTGATTTGCTGTTTTTAGGATGCTAGTTTCCCTTCTGTCCTTTTGTTTTTTGCtgctctgctatctcagcagaccCTCTGTTTTTtgtatctttttcttttctctgtttTTAATACAAGCTCGTTactcctaaaaaataaaaaaatgcagacCCCCCCGCTGCAAATACGCACATGGTAGCTAGAGTACATAGTGTCCCAATGAGTGGTCTGGATCATGGACTGTTTGTTGCAGTATTTGTTGAATCTGAGTGCAGTGCACCAGATGAGAAATTTGGTGGGCTGTACACTGGTTAGATCAATGAGAAATTTGGTGGGCTGTACACTGGTTAGATCTTCCCTTCGATTTGCAAGGACTTTTTTTATGCTTTTGTTTTCGTAAAGACTATATTCTTATGCTCTTCTTAATGAAGTGTTGGCAAATGTTAGCCTAGGAAATGAATGCTGGGCTTTTCCTGATTTCTTTTGCAGGGCCATCTAAATCGAGAAGTGAAGGTGTGGGCATCCGCTAGCCCAGAAGGCTGGTTATTGCCCAGCGATGCTGAATCTTGGCAGTGCACCCAGACCTTGGAATTGAGAAGTTCTGCTGAACCTCGAGCTGAAGAGGCATTTTTCAATCAAGTTGTTGCATTGCCACATGCAGGCCTTATTTTGCTTGCCAATGCCAAGAAGAATGCTATATATGCCATACATTTAGACTATGGTCCATATCCATCAGCTACACGCATGGACTATATAACTGAATTTACCGTCACGATGCCTATTTTGAGTCTTACAGGAACAAGTGACACCTCATCTGATGGGGAACATGTTGTTCAGATTTATTGTGTGCAGACGCAGGCTATTCAACAGTATGCTTTGGATTTATCTCAGTGCTTGCCGCCACCAATGGAGAATTTGGGCAACGAGAAGGATTCCAGCATCTCTCATGTTTTTGAGGCGCCCAGTTCTAGTGGGTTCAATGCATTGGAGCCACCTCCTGGAAATGCGCCAGCTGAGATGCCCATTGGAAGTAGCGCGCCAAAACCACTTGTAAGCAGATCTGATAGTGCACCGGCAGCTAGATATCCTATATTTTCAGGCGCTCCTGAGCTTCCTAGCATCGAATTGGCTACTTCAAGCATGGAATCTAGACCAAGTGCTTTGTTGCCTCCCAGTACTGATGCTGAAAACATTCCTGTTGCGTCTCCCCCTCTTCCTTTGAGTCCAAGGTTGTCTGGAAGACTCTCTGGTATAAAGAGCCCATCAAACGGCTTCGAGCCAGGTCCCCCACGTGGTGATCGTGGTGCTGACCAGCCAGTTCTTGATTATTCAGTTGATGCTGTTCTTTCAAACATGCCTGATGTTCCTTCCTCAGATGACAGTTCTGGAAAGGATGAAACTAAAGTTGGGCAAAATGATATTTCTATGGTGCCGAATCCTCCTATCATGTTCAAGCACCCGACCCACCTGATAACTCCGGCAGAAATATTGTCAACGGCTGTTTCTTCCTCTGAGAACACTCATATAACACATGGCCTGAAAGGGGGAGAAATGGAGGTTCAAGATGTGGGTGTTAGCAATGATGTAGAGAGTGTAGAGGTGGAAGTTAAAGTTGTGGGTGAGAGTGGATTGGGTCAGCATGAGGACTTTGATCCTCAGAGAGAAGAGCGTGTTCTTTgcccagagaaaagagaaagaacctTTTACACCCAGGCTTCAGATCTTAACATTGATATGGCCAGAGAGTGCAGTTCATTACCCACAGAAATTCTGAGcatggaggagaatcacccagTCGAAGATGTAGGTATTACTGAGGATATGGAGCAGCCTCCAAATGGAGGTGAGGATGAGGTTCAAGGTTCTGTGAAGGATGGTGTGCCTGGATCGGTTGCTGAGTCTGCTACTGTATCAGCAGCTGCCCAGTCGCCCTCATCAGCTGTGAAaggaaagaaaccaaaagaaaaaacCTCTCAaaatttgggcccatcttcagTTTCTCCGAGCCCTTTCAACTCTACTGATTCTTCTAATGAACCAGGTAGCAGCTCAAGTGGTCCTATGGAAGCTGCCTTGTGTCAGATTATGGATATGCAGAACCAGGTGACCACTTTGAATTTCTGTTATGGGCATTTTAACACATGCATTGAAGGATATTAGTCACACCTAATTTCCCCTCCACTTGGCAGTTAGAATGAAATGTGTTTTTGATACTCCAAGAAAAACTTGACACTTGAAAAGCTAACTTTGTTGTTACTAACCTAAAACTATGCTAGACTCTAATGTTTGTGCTGTTGTGACCTGTCCTTCATTACATGGCATGCATGCATGTCAAGTTTGCCCAAATTGTGTACCCCTCGGGGCATGGAGCTTTTCCAGGAAAATTGCACTGACAGAGATGATCTGAACTGAGGGGCCAAATTAAGGTGGAATTGAATCTAATAGAAAATTAGGGGAAACATACCACCTTCAATTCGTTCATCTTTATGCACTTTCAAATTTCAGCAGGAAAATAGATAAATAGAATGATGGGATCAAATAGTGGATTCTCACAAAAAATAGAGCCTAGAGGGATCTCACCCTCAGGTTTCTAGAAGAATCACACCCCCAGAAATTGATTCCAgtctaaagaaaaaaaagaatttaaTCAATAAAAATATCCGATCTTACCAAACTCTCTAGCCTTGGCTGCTCCAACTTTCTTTTCAGTTGCCACACCACACATTTTTATTGATACAAACATTGACATGTTGCAGTTAAAAAACACAACATTTCATTGATCTAATCTTTCTCATTTGTACCatgtttttataaatatttttaacaCACTATctattatgtatgtatgtatgtgtatatatatgtatgtatatttacAGGCTTATCCGGAGGtcccaccttcatggggacatTTGCAACGTCCCCAATGTTTTTAAGGGTAACATGGAGTGTCCAATCattgatctgggccattcattcattcataaaaTTGGGGGCAAGCCATGGTGAAAACATCATGCTGATTAGATAATCATAGCCCTTTGAATAGGGCCAACTTGTTACAGCCGTGCATTTTTTTACGAGTCATAGATCACAtgtttagaatcatcaaaccaaagtgctactttggaatcataaccAATACAAAGTTCAATCTATTgcatagatgtttcaagatgatgttcagaccttttttttttctttactcaATCTCGACTGTCCATTTTCCACGCTGTTGATTGTGCATTTATGATTATCTAATCTTTTTGATTTTTTAACCATGGCTTGCTGCCATGTGAATGAATGGCCCATATTACTGATTAGACATTCTACATGTCACTTAAAAGCATTGGGGATGTTGCTAatgtccacacacacacacacaattttgCAGATGCATAAATATATGCATCTGCAAAACTTGTTTTTGGCCTATCTCGAAATATCGTTTCATGATTTTGACTATGTATTTGTACACTAATTCTTTTCTAAAATTGGATTGATTTTCTTTGCAGATGATGACCCTTCAAAAGGAAATGCTGAAGCAGATGACTGCGACAGTGGCAGTCCCTGTTAACAAAGAAGGCAGAAGAGTAGAGACAGCTCTTGGCCGGTCCATTGAAAAAGCTGTCAAGGCAAACACCGATGCTTTGTGGGCCCGTATCCAAGAGGAGAATGCAAAACAGAAGTTAGAAAGGGACCGTATACAGCAGATAATGAGCTCAATCTCGAACTGGAACAAGGACTTACCAGCCTTATTAGAGAAGACGTTGAAGAAAGAAATATCTTCAATAGGGCCAGCAGTTGCTCGCACAATTACCCCCATCATAGAGAAGATCATTTCTTCTGCTATTGCTGAATCATTTCAGGTTGAAACGTAACTCTGATAAAGTGCTAAACCCTCTTTCCCACAAGTTTTTTCCTTCTTTATCATGATCTCAATTATGCTTGACATTGCAGAGAGGGGTGGGAGACAAGGCAGTGGGTCAGCTGGAGAAGTCAGTCTCTTCGAAGCTTGAAGCTACAGTAGCTCGGCAAATTCAAGCACAGTTTCAAACTTCTGGCAAACAAGCCCTTCAGGTGTGTGAGTTTTTCACGAATAAGATTTATTTATGTCCTAATtatcagaaaaaaaaagaaagataagagAGAAAGAACTCTTCTGTGgctgtatattatatatacatgcagtTGATATTTGGGCTGTATAATTGTGACAGCTTCATACTAGGAAGCTCGAAGTGTTCTATTCAGTTACTAAGTTCATTAATTATCAATGTGGATAGATGAATATTCAGCTAAAACCAGTTGCATTGTAACTTGCATTACTACCCCTAGACTGTTAGCTTTAAAATATTGCTCCTACCTAAACGTCTCTTCCTTGGACAGGTTTAACCAATGGGTTgtaggcagtgttcgaaatatcggtattgcgcaatgtatcgcaaccttgggatacagatacgtatcggttatcgcacgggatatatcgtttgtatcgcataatttatcgcactttttgggaaacatggggaaacattagcaaaatggttgaatttttttatgaaacttcagggattatttaaaaagaccttaatatacacttttaaatcataaaatatcaaaaaagaagtgcgcataataaatttcctttgtataaggtactaagttatgcgctatctgattaaactaaggtaaatatattcaaatatgatgcataccatttataaatgtataaagatatgtatgaaaatgagtcatatccaaacctcagttggaattcattttaacatttcattttagggcatgggccgaaaaataaggcagatccaaatttgaggtggaccacaccacacaaaatagtggtcattgaatgatcACCATTAGAGCTGGGAAAAatagacccgatccggtggattcgacccgatcagaaccgaaccgacggtctggatcgggtagccccatccagattcgaaatcttttcgggtcgagttcggattggccctgatccgacccaacccgaaaaccgatccgaatggatctggACCAATCCGATCCTACTCGATCCGGAGTAGTTCTTttgatacttctactttttcctgtggtatggtccgcttgagctttgggtatacatcaattttgggttcaaccactaaaatgatctgcaaaaacgaatggacggcgtggataaatcacatgcattcaaggtgggccccaacagagtttgctGTGTACAATAGCAAAAGGATttgctggtgtactacacacaaCTATGTAGCTGGCTTACGCGCTaggtgtaggtacgtgttgtgccaagacgatgctcctcgagctgcgagttgtacgaatggttcaaaggagatcaaagttatatggccccatagtgatgtatttatcatatctacactgttcatatatatttacatatcaatttagagcattatccaaaaaaatggatcatatccaaagatcatcaggaccacaccacaaatagcaactgagaatgattttcacctttaaacaatttgttgggcccatcataacgtttattttctatccaatctgttcataaggtcacaaagacctcaattaagaggaaaaacaaatttgaaatcatccaaaacttccgtcagactgtgaccccaaaaagggtttcaatgatagatgttcaatcttcactgcttttttcagtgtggcccacttaatagttagatctatcttattttttgtctcaagccttaaaacaagcttgccaaatggatggacgattttgatataacacatgcaccatgatcagacccacctaacttgctaatgtcaatacaCTGTGTACTACCAACGCGCACGGGGCTTGACACTGACGCCGTTCACAGCTGTAACTTTTAaagcctcgagctccgagttgtacgaacggcttaaacgagttcaacatgggccccacaatgatgtatttattatatccataccgtttatccatttttcatgatcattttagagcatttggtaaaaaaatgaatcatatctaaagctcaaatggaccacaccgaaaatagcaatgatgataatgattttcactgttaaaaaatccGATCAGGATCGTACCTAATCCAATCCAACTCGGTTTCCTTGattgagtcggactcggttcgtgttaggccaaccgtgcatcggatcggttcgacTCCAATGGCCTGGACTTGGtgtcggatcggatcgggttcggattcggccatgtagatttcggaccgaatcggGTTGGACCGAATCCAgtccgactcggtctgatgcccagctctaatcaccATTCAACTTTTTTGGGGCAataaattttttggataaagctaatatttatgttttcccatccaagtttgtcaaacctcatgaatagattggatggcaaataaacattatggtgggccctaaaaagcttcaTTGGTGGACGTCATTGCCACCaaattttcttgtgatgtggtacacttgatcttacatctgtctcctttttgggctcatgccttaaaattacttatgaaaatAGATGGAGGGTGTGCTCGCTTCATCTCCTCCATTTGGGCTGATTGTTGTGCTCACTTCAGTTTCAGCTGGTCCCCTCCACTTGTTGTTTCCCTTTTTTAGGCTTGGCACGGGGCGAAGCTAGGCAAACTTCGGTCTAGATTGTGGAGAATGGCCCTTCTTGCAATTTGGTGGTCAGTTTGGGAGGAAAGGAACGACAGATGTTTTCGGGACTCCGCTAATTCCGCTGCCACTGTTTCATCTAGAGTTAAGTCTTTAATCATAGAGTGGGCTGTTCATGTtgaatgttcacaccccaagtatagggttgtgatgtagtaataatctcggtaagaccgaggtcgaatccaaagggactgaaccttgtacatattctgaaagtaactagaactagaactagacgaagatgtaatctaaatcaggtaaaaggaagggaataattgtgaatttaattaactaaaatttgtgaaattcaaaggtgggaaactagggtgccaaggatcgacttgtagagatcagggtgatttatgcttgattcataaatacAACTAGATTTAGAGTCCCATTTTCATCCAGTCGGAAGATAATTCATTGAAATCcatatctgaacttcctttgatccagttttcaagagatgagaggtatgagaattagaattgattccatcacaaaaccatgcccgtgagacaaagtacacaacaaaatttaaccaatccacaaccaatttaagagatgtatgaatgttaggaaggattccatcatccaaccatatccaaggggcgatggtgaacaatcGGGCTTCCTatcttcataatcataataatgaaaaggaaatactcaaagctatcacagatctattgtaatttaagtcaacaaaccattaaaaactaaaggcattctttataattaaactagaatcaaaatctgtttagtttaaacaaaaggcataaacaaACAGGCTCCCAtctcactataagcttcacctcttagccctagctaagaggtttagcaaatcatgaccatgattaaactaaatctctaaaaaaaaaatataaatcaacaaaaaaaaaaaaaaacagaggagaGAGTAAAAAACTCTGTTTAGAAAAGCTGCTCCACTGTTTCCACGTCCCAGATCAAGATGATCCTCTCCCCCTCACGTTCTTCTCCTCTTATAGTAGGTGTAGGTCGGCTGGAGTGGAGAACCGACTCCACATTCGCAGCAAGAGGCAGTGAATAGCTTACGCAGAAGAAGCTTCTGGAATTTTTCTTACGCAAGTCATTCTTGCGTTGGACCCGGCCTTCGCACGCAAGTGAGTTTTAGTGAAGGGATGGCGTCCCTGCGGACGGTTTTTGGCTGCCATttagatgaacggttcagataatCATGTAGAGCCATCCGTGGTGGCCAGCTTGGATCGTCAGGAAGCCACTTTCGCAAAACAGAGCTGCACATCCTGTGCTGTGATGGCTGGTGGGCTCACAATTGATGCCGGACAGGaaatccattccgtacattgGAATCCTCTCGAAAAACTAGTCGGAAATGACGTCCATCCTCCGTTTGGATGAGATATTCGCACATTCGCttgcatgagactaaaaattcAGCATGGTTGTGGTTGTGGCTATCCTTTGAGgcgaatggacggttcagattatccAAATAcacgatgggtggggcccacaataaaaaATCGGACGGCGTGTGTTAGACGATGTTGCGTCTTtagaatttttttgagaaatcatcgGTCAACGCTTGCTGACTGAGTTCTTGAAAACCGGTACGCGGCTGGAGCACCCACGCTGTACACGTGCAatgcacaggtgggtcccacggtgatgtatttgagaaatccacgcgGTCCATTTATTTTGGCATCCCGTTTAATGggttgaggccaaa is a genomic window containing:
- the LOC131256004 gene encoding enhancer of mRNA-decapping protein 4-like translates to MASSAGNPNQQSPYDMQRLFNPSPPNPTNPPSSYALPPSYTTPPPPGPFSYPPPTTPTPPFHHYLHYPHQDPLANMHQHRPISYPTPSPLTSTPNPNPNPSPGARLMALLTPTPPSNLDPPPGLTPTAPMLPPVSSAGPLPTPPARVPSSKLPKGRHLIGDRVAYDVDVRLPGEGQPQQLEVTPITKYVSDPGLVVGRQIAVNRTYICYGLKLGAIRVLNINTALRSLLRGHTQRVTDMAFFAEDVHLLASASVDGRIFVWKINEGPDEEDKPQITGKAVVAIQILGDGESVHPRICWHSHKQEVLVIGIGNYVVKIDTTKVGKGKVFSAEEPLKCPVEKLIDGVQLVGKHDGEVTDLSMCQWMTTRLVSASKDGTVKIWEDRKALPLLTLRPHDGQPVNSVTFLTAPHRPEHIVLITAGHLNREVKVWASASPEGWLLPSDAESWQCTQTLELRSSAEPRAEEAFFNQVVALPHAGLILLANAKKNAIYAIHLDYGPYPSATRMDYITEFTVTMPILSLTGTSDTSSDGEHVVQIYCVQTQAIQQYALDLSQCLPPPMENLGNEKDSSISHVFEAPSSSGFNALEPPPGNAPAEMPIGSSAPKPLVSRSDSAPAARYPIFSGAPELPSIELATSSMESRPSALLPPSTDAENIPVASPPLPLSPRLSGRLSGIKSPSNGFEPGPPRGDRGADQPVLDYSVDAVLSNMPDVPSSDDSSGKDETKVGQNDISMVPNPPIMFKHPTHLITPAEILSTAVSSSENTHITHGLKGGEMEVQDVGVSNDVESVEVEVKVVGESGLGQHEDFDPQREERVLCPEKRERTFYTQASDLNIDMARECSSLPTEILSMEENHPVEDVGITEDMEQPPNGGEDEVQGSVKDGVPGSVAESATVSAAAQSPSSAVKGKKPKEKTSQNLGPSSVSPSPFNSTDSSNEPGSSSSGPMEAALCQIMDMQNQMMTLQKEMLKQMTATVAVPVNKEGRRVETALGRSIEKAVKANTDALWARIQEENAKQKLERDRIQQIMSSISNWNKDLPALLEKTLKKEISSIGPAVARTITPIIEKIISSAIAESFQRGVGDKAVGQLEKSVSSKLEATVARQIQAQFQTSGKQALQDTLRSSLESSLIPAFEMSCKAMFEQVDAVFQKGMVEHLSAAQQQFEVAHSPLAHALRDAMSSATSLTRTLSSELADGQRKILALMAAGANQSGINPLAKQQSNGPLAGLHDMVEPPLDPKKELQVLINERKVEEAFTAALQRSDVSIVSWLCSQVDLAGILSTVPLPLSQGVLLALLQQVACDLANEMPRKLEWMRDVAIAINPVDPMIAVHVRPIFEQVYQILGHQRTVPTTTAAEANSIRLVMHVINSVLMSSCK